A genomic stretch from Novosphingobium resinovorum includes:
- a CDS encoding FecR family protein, whose translation MLGLFAGPRITRRDRTDAHRWVMLMLDEPDVYAQQVADWIERKPARRDVYVGLLKNVDSAARASALMSLSKVQGRRPGPVHRWWNASPMLAALSALVAACAFAWFVSNALGLGTPGVVAAASARTLTTGIGEVRTESLDDGSSIVLDTDSEARVDFTAQHRDIEILRGRARIIVAHDPDRPLKVRAGAVSIEPSGRVFDVSVNEAAGNTVSVAAIEGGLDLRTSEQTSAKGQLLPVRAGQAVIVAGIGEAKPAIVIARASDQQWVTGMRSFDDAAISEVIAEANRYSTVKLELADPSLGSRRIFADIEIRDIEKVAAALAGFLHLEIDSRRAGRLILTKRR comes from the coding sequence ATGCTGGGCCTTTTCGCAGGACCGCGGATCACGCGCCGGGATCGCACCGATGCGCACCGCTGGGTTATGCTCATGCTCGACGAGCCCGATGTCTACGCCCAGCAGGTCGCCGACTGGATCGAGCGCAAGCCGGCGCGCCGCGATGTTTATGTCGGCCTGTTGAAGAACGTCGATTCCGCAGCGCGCGCATCCGCGCTCATGTCGCTGAGCAAGGTCCAGGGCAGGCGCCCGGGCCCCGTTCATCGTTGGTGGAACGCCTCGCCGATGCTCGCCGCTCTGAGCGCGCTGGTAGCAGCGTGCGCATTTGCGTGGTTCGTCTCGAACGCACTCGGTCTGGGAACGCCTGGCGTCGTGGCGGCCGCAAGCGCCCGCACACTGACGACAGGCATCGGCGAGGTCCGCACCGAAAGCCTCGATGATGGCAGCTCGATTGTTCTCGACACCGACAGCGAGGCCCGCGTCGATTTCACCGCACAGCACCGCGACATCGAAATCCTGCGCGGGCGCGCGCGCATAATTGTTGCACACGACCCCGATCGTCCGCTCAAGGTGCGCGCTGGCGCGGTTTCCATCGAACCGAGCGGACGGGTATTCGATGTCAGCGTTAACGAAGCTGCGGGCAATACCGTGAGCGTCGCGGCAATAGAGGGCGGCCTCGATCTGCGCACGAGCGAACAGACCAGCGCTAAGGGACAACTGCTTCCCGTGCGGGCCGGCCAGGCTGTCATTGTCGCCGGCATCGGCGAGGCCAAACCGGCAATCGTGATCGCGCGAGCCTCCGACCAACAATGGGTCACCGGGATGAGAAGTTTCGACGATGCGGCGATCAGCGAGGTGATCGCCGAGGCGAACCGTTACAGCACGGTCAAACTGGAGCTTGCCGATCCTTCACTGGGCAGCCGCAGGATCTTTGCCGATATCGAGATCCGCGACATCGAAAAGGTCGCCGCCGCCCTCGCGGGTTTCCTCCATCTGGAGATCGACAGCAGGCGGGCTGGAAGGCTAATTCTGACCAAGCGCAGGTGA
- a CDS encoding PRC-barrel domain-containing protein, whose protein sequence is MTEVSPATPTLVEAETSGLKVRSRDGDTLGHVKALMVDKRSGQATFAVLSLGGFLGFNKSFYPVPFGVLGYDPAGDDYIVTIDRRVLEGGPSWASNAPDFNQAYADRVSSYYGTAPTQIA, encoded by the coding sequence ATGACAGAAGTATCGCCAGCAACGCCGACCCTCGTCGAGGCGGAAACTTCGGGATTGAAGGTGCGATCACGCGATGGTGACACCCTCGGTCACGTCAAGGCGCTGATGGTGGACAAGCGTTCAGGGCAAGCGACGTTTGCGGTCCTGAGCCTGGGGGGCTTCCTGGGGTTCAACAAGAGCTTCTATCCCGTGCCCTTCGGCGTGCTGGGCTATGATCCGGCCGGGGATGACTACATCGTCACGATCGACCGCCGAGTGCTCGAAGGCGGCCCGAGCTGGGCAAGCAATGCGCCCGATTTCAACCAGGCCTACGCCGACCGCGTGTCGAGCTATTACGGCACGGCGCCGACTCAGATCGCTTGA
- a CDS encoding S41 family peptidase, producing the protein MAGNECYSTAVTQPFLTRRAFWGGGIALAATPAWAAEPLHDVTFIDDFDELWRTLGERYCFLADKQTDWDQVRSFYRPMALAAKDDAAFTNVVRRVLAELYDAHTHLSDPPYGAPRWPLFDLLAERTGGMVRIAAIESGSAAADAGLKIGDRIIAIDGRPIETVIQDLMPKCLVKPDAAADAYTINVAVAGYRGKARLLSVSSKDGASRTVQLPIKKRPDLPDVESRMLPDGIGYIVIRSFSDTATADAFDKALESLQDAPGLIIDVRENGGGDTAVARPIMGRFIRERTAYAIMRRRAGAGLSAPWTEYVDPKGPFTYSKPVVVLTSHWSGSMAEGFPMGMRDIGRATVVGTKMMGLGAAVFPIRLDRTGIKAQYSGEPVYDTKDRPRWHFVPDVEVADGSDILAAGIAEVKTAISRN; encoded by the coding sequence ATGGCCGGGAATGAATGTTACTCAACCGCTGTGACGCAACCTTTCCTGACACGCCGAGCCTTTTGGGGGGGCGGCATCGCCCTCGCTGCCACTCCTGCGTGGGCCGCCGAACCACTCCACGATGTCACGTTTATCGACGACTTCGATGAATTGTGGCGGACGCTGGGGGAGCGTTACTGTTTTCTGGCCGACAAGCAGACTGACTGGGATCAGGTGCGCTCATTCTACCGGCCGATGGCCCTGGCTGCGAAAGACGATGCCGCTTTCACCAATGTCGTCCGGCGTGTCCTCGCGGAATTGTATGACGCGCACACGCATCTCTCTGATCCGCCTTACGGCGCGCCACGATGGCCGCTGTTCGATCTCCTTGCCGAGCGAACTGGCGGCATGGTTCGTATAGCTGCCATTGAAAGCGGTTCGGCGGCGGCTGATGCCGGATTAAAGATTGGTGATCGAATTATCGCGATCGACGGGCGACCGATCGAAACGGTCATCCAAGATTTGATGCCGAAATGCCTCGTAAAGCCCGACGCGGCAGCCGATGCCTACACCATCAACGTCGCGGTTGCGGGGTATCGGGGGAAGGCCCGCCTGTTGTCGGTGAGCTCGAAAGACGGCGCCTCCCGAACAGTCCAGCTTCCCATCAAGAAGAGGCCCGATTTGCCTGACGTTGAAAGCAGGATGCTTCCAGACGGCATCGGCTATATCGTTATCAGGAGCTTTTCCGACACCGCGACGGCTGATGCTTTCGACAAGGCATTGGAAAGTCTACAGGATGCTCCGGGTCTGATTATTGATGTTCGCGAAAACGGGGGTGGCGACACGGCCGTTGCCCGGCCGATCATGGGGCGATTCATTCGAGAACGGACAGCTTACGCCATCATGCGTAGGCGAGCCGGGGCAGGATTGAGCGCACCGTGGACCGAATATGTCGATCCGAAGGGCCCCTTTACCTACAGCAAGCCTGTTGTCGTGCTGACGAGCCATTGGAGCGGAAGCATGGCCGAGGGTTTCCCAATGGGTATGCGCGACATAGGCCGCGCGACGGTCGTTGGCACGAAAATGATGGGATTGGGAGCAGCCGTCTTTCCGATCAGACTGGATCGGACCGGCATAAAGGCACAATATTCGGGGGAACCCGTTTATGACACGAAGGATCGCCCACGTTGGCACTTCGTCCCGGACGTGGAAGTTGCGGACGGCAGTGACATTCTCGCTGCCGGAATAGCGGAGGTTAAAACGGCTATCAGCCGCAATTGA
- a CDS encoding sel1 repeat family protein: protein MRQITTALVLLLAAAWMTAAMAADAPRDEAVLTCRIQGQDREVSVSITGTRATYRYGSSLQKPELTLRSPLADLDYRRKNGPGETIDEIVTFTNGDTAYRVAAGFKNGAAPDPTALQPFGLLTVSRAGRTLAALSCRPDSIRRVHDRLLAGMREIGRERSSDGESFPNYEIQYPAPADQSPPCKADFNVDTCWSRGVGAARGGDLRGALGHYDMSCDAHLDDLGCYEAGKLYLQNRQLRDYAKAQARFARVCDGSDPGRGPYACKYLEWMNLTATGVSRNLDQAWSKLARACFLHNDADMIDPEGCHFFAKTVFAVRDAKPSRYPRADLLAYVALSQACTDDARTVCDEALALYQTGIGQHAPWTKSCDALVRAKGMFASCKDMARPRADYDSAIATRRKLKVMFLAALDDPT, encoded by the coding sequence ATGCGCCAAATCACTACCGCCCTCGTCTTGCTGCTGGCCGCTGCCTGGATGACCGCGGCAATGGCTGCGGATGCGCCTCGGGACGAGGCTGTGCTGACCTGCCGTATCCAGGGTCAAGATCGCGAGGTGTCGGTCTCGATCACCGGCACACGTGCCACCTATCGCTACGGTTCGTCCCTGCAAAAGCCGGAGCTGACGCTGCGCAGCCCCCTGGCGGACTTGGACTATCGCCGGAAGAACGGCCCGGGCGAGACGATCGACGAGATCGTGACCTTTACCAACGGCGATACTGCCTATCGGGTGGCGGCAGGTTTCAAAAACGGAGCGGCGCCGGACCCGACCGCTCTTCAGCCTTTCGGGCTGCTGACGGTCAGCCGGGCGGGCAGGACACTCGCCGCGTTGAGTTGCCGCCCGGACAGCATAAGGCGAGTCCACGACCGCCTGCTTGCCGGCATGCGCGAGATCGGCCGGGAGCGATCTTCCGATGGCGAATCGTTTCCGAACTACGAGATCCAGTATCCCGCACCCGCTGACCAGTCCCCGCCCTGCAAGGCGGATTTCAACGTCGATACCTGCTGGAGCCGCGGCGTCGGTGCGGCACGCGGCGGCGATCTGCGCGGCGCGCTGGGGCACTACGACATGTCCTGCGACGCCCACCTCGACGATCTTGGCTGCTACGAGGCGGGCAAGCTCTACCTGCAGAACCGCCAGTTGCGCGATTATGCCAAGGCCCAAGCGCGGTTCGCGCGCGTGTGCGACGGCAGTGACCCGGGACGCGGGCCCTACGCCTGCAAGTATCTGGAATGGATGAATCTGACCGCTACCGGCGTCAGCCGCAATCTCGACCAAGCCTGGTCCAAGCTGGCGCGCGCTTGCTTCCTGCACAATGATGCGGACATGATCGACCCCGAGGGGTGCCACTTCTTCGCCAAGACCGTTTTCGCCGTGCGCGATGCCAAGCCCAGCCGATACCCCAGGGCGGACTTGCTCGCCTATGTGGCGCTGTCCCAAGCGTGCACCGATGATGCCAGGACGGTCTGCGACGAGGCGCTAGCGCTGTACCAGACCGGTATCGGACAGCACGCGCCCTGGACAAAGTCCTGCGATGCACTGGTCCGCGCCAAGGGTATGTTTGCGTCGTGCAAGGACATGGCGCGGCCGCGTGCCGACTACGACAGCGCCATAGCCACACGCCGGAAGCTCAAGGTCATGTTTCTGGCGGCTCTCGACGACCCGACTTGA
- a CDS encoding tetratricopeptide repeat protein, producing MIRAIALSFALLAGLAGPSQAQEVAKIDPAVELNVLCEDKDASACTRLGNRLLEGDGIARDEARAIFILGKACHLGDMPGCTMTGFAYGKGEGVAQSSDIARAYYDYACHGGEATGCSNLGLAYINGDGAPQDDRRAAALFQQACSSSSTAGCANLGASYSLGRGVPRNHHRAAQLFSQACDADDQHACYNLGVLYRDGLGLRRNHKRAVALFAQSCEAKDPSACGNLASMIDDGRGTAKDHQRALALHDEACTLGEAESCFTLGRAYQTGNGRERDDFRAIALLERSLALAPRTPSAGEAAKALAIARDAIAAPSIPAMVGGPEGHRANEE from the coding sequence ATGATCCGCGCCATTGCGCTGTCGTTCGCTTTGCTGGCCGGACTTGCCGGGCCATCGCAAGCACAGGAGGTCGCCAAGATCGACCCCGCCGTCGAGCTGAACGTTCTGTGCGAGGACAAGGATGCCAGTGCCTGTACCCGCCTCGGCAACCGGCTTCTCGAAGGCGACGGGATCGCGCGCGACGAGGCGAGAGCCATCTTCATTCTGGGCAAGGCCTGCCACCTTGGCGACATGCCAGGCTGCACAATGACGGGCTTCGCCTACGGCAAGGGTGAAGGCGTCGCACAATCATCCGATATCGCGCGCGCCTACTACGACTATGCCTGCCATGGCGGCGAGGCGACCGGATGCTCCAACCTCGGGCTTGCCTACATCAATGGAGACGGCGCTCCCCAAGACGATCGCCGCGCCGCCGCACTTTTCCAGCAGGCCTGCTCGAGCAGTTCGACGGCCGGTTGCGCCAATCTGGGTGCGTCCTATTCGTTGGGACGAGGCGTGCCGCGCAATCATCACCGGGCGGCGCAGCTTTTCAGCCAAGCCTGCGATGCCGACGATCAGCACGCCTGCTACAACCTGGGCGTGCTCTACCGCGATGGCCTGGGCCTGCGACGCAATCACAAACGCGCCGTCGCGCTGTTCGCACAGTCGTGCGAGGCCAAAGACCCCAGCGCCTGCGGCAATCTCGCCAGCATGATCGACGACGGGCGGGGCACCGCCAAGGACCACCAGCGCGCCCTCGCACTGCATGACGAGGCGTGCACGCTTGGCGAAGCGGAAAGCTGCTTCACGCTTGGCCGGGCCTACCAGACCGGAAACGGCCGCGAGCGTGATGACTTTCGGGCCATCGCCCTGCTGGAGCGTAGCCTGGCGCTGGCCCCCCGGACTCCATCCGCCGGCGAAGCCGCGAAAGCCCTCGCCATCGCGCGCGACGCGATCGCTGCCCCATCGATCCCCGCAATGGTAGGCGGGCCGGAAGGCCATCGCGCAAATGAGGAATAG
- the htpG gene encoding molecular chaperone HtpG: protein MTTETFAAPETRAFEADVSKLLHMMVHSVYSDRDVFLRELISNAADACEKLRYEAISRPELLGDDAQPRITVTLDKEAGTLTVTDNGIGMSAIDMAETLGTIARSGTKAFMDRLAADKNGEGQQLIGQFGVGFYSAFMVAGKVEVVSRRAGEDEAASWASDGSGTYTIAPVDPAAAPLRGTRVTLTLLDEAKSYAELYTVERIVKAQSGHVPVPIFVEETGSEEEARQLADGAALWARSKSDISEDEYADFYRSVAGQFDKPAMTLHYRAEGRHEYSVLTFIPESKPFDLFDPDRNGRIKLYVRRVFITDEAEILPRYLRFVRGLVDSADLPLNMSREMIQESPVLSAIQKGVSNRILSELDKLSESDADRYAAIWDNFGAVLKEGLYEDYERRAQLLGLARFKTTASNGEWRSLKDYVAGLKENQTAIFYATGDDLDRIATSPQLEGFKARGIEVLLLPDQVDNFWTTMGVDYEGKPFKSVTQGSSDLSLIPLAEESADTSNAAEDVSGFIAFAKEVLADHVSDVRISDRLTTSAVCIVAPDNAMDLQLEKMLAAAGRAPEREKPVLEVNARHGLIARLDQSTASEDERRDIAFLLFDEARIAEGEAPADPRAFAQRLERLMAKTLG from the coding sequence ATGACGACCGAGACGTTTGCCGCCCCTGAGACCCGCGCCTTCGAGGCCGATGTTTCCAAGCTCCTGCACATGATGGTCCATTCGGTCTATTCGGACCGGGACGTGTTCCTGCGCGAGCTTATCTCCAACGCTGCCGATGCCTGCGAGAAGCTGCGCTACGAAGCGATCTCCCGGCCCGAACTGCTTGGCGACGACGCCCAGCCGCGCATCACCGTGACGCTAGACAAGGAGGCCGGAACCCTCACCGTCACGGACAATGGCATCGGGATGTCCGCGATCGACATGGCCGAGACCCTGGGCACCATTGCCCGGTCGGGGACGAAGGCGTTCATGGACAGGCTCGCCGCCGACAAGAACGGCGAGGGACAGCAGCTCATCGGCCAGTTCGGCGTGGGCTTCTACTCGGCCTTCATGGTCGCGGGCAAAGTCGAGGTCGTCTCCCGCCGCGCGGGTGAGGACGAGGCGGCGAGCTGGGCATCCGATGGTTCGGGCACTTACACCATAGCTCCGGTCGATCCCGCTGCCGCCCCCTTGCGGGGAACGAGGGTAACGCTGACCTTGCTCGACGAAGCGAAAAGCTATGCCGAGCTCTACACTGTCGAACGGATCGTCAAGGCTCAGTCGGGCCACGTCCCGGTGCCGATATTCGTGGAGGAAACCGGGAGCGAGGAAGAAGCTCGGCAGCTTGCCGACGGCGCGGCGCTGTGGGCCAGGTCGAAGTCGGACATCAGCGAGGATGAGTATGCCGACTTCTATCGCAGCGTGGCGGGGCAGTTCGACAAGCCGGCGATGACGCTGCACTACCGGGCCGAAGGGCGGCACGAGTATTCGGTGCTGACCTTCATCCCGGAGAGCAAGCCTTTCGACCTCTTCGACCCCGACCGCAATGGCCGCATCAAACTCTATGTGCGAAGGGTTTTCATCACCGACGAAGCGGAGATCCTCCCGCGCTATCTGCGATTTGTGCGCGGCCTCGTCGATTCCGCGGACCTCCCGCTCAACATGTCGCGCGAGATGATCCAGGAAAGCCCCGTGCTGTCGGCCATCCAGAAAGGCGTGAGCAATCGCATCCTCTCGGAACTCGACAAGCTGTCGGAGAGTGACGCCGATCGCTACGCGGCGATCTGGGACAATTTCGGGGCAGTGCTCAAGGAAGGGCTTTACGAAGATTACGAGCGGCGCGCGCAGTTGCTTGGGCTTGCTCGCTTCAAGACGACGGCATCGAACGGCGAGTGGCGCTCGCTCAAGGATTATGTAGCGGGGCTCAAGGAAAATCAGACTGCGATCTTCTATGCTACCGGCGATGACCTCGATAGGATCGCGACGTCTCCCCAGCTCGAAGGGTTCAAGGCACGGGGCATCGAGGTCTTGCTGCTGCCCGACCAGGTCGACAATTTCTGGACGACGATGGGCGTCGATTATGAAGGCAAACCCTTCAAGTCGGTGACGCAGGGCTCCAGCGACCTCAGCCTGATCCCTTTGGCAGAGGAGAGCGCAGATACATCGAACGCGGCAGAGGATGTCAGCGGGTTCATCGCCTTTGCCAAGGAGGTGCTGGCGGATCACGTCTCCGACGTCCGTATCTCCGACCGTTTGACCACCAGCGCCGTGTGCATCGTGGCGCCGGACAACGCCATGGATCTTCAGCTTGAGAAGATGCTGGCCGCCGCCGGCCGTGCGCCCGAACGCGAAAAGCCTGTGCTGGAAGTGAATGCGCGCCATGGGCTAATCGCCAGGTTGGACCAGTCGACGGCGAGCGAGGATGAGCGGCGGGACATCGCATTCCTGTTGTTCGATGAGGCGCGTATCGCCGAGGGAGAAGCTCCCGCCGATCCGCGAGCCTTCGCGCAGCGGCTGGAACGTTTGATGGCCAAGACCCTGGGATAA
- a CDS encoding RNA polymerase sigma factor, whose amino-acid sequence MSQSETSGREAVSDAAREDRDESSRFAAFYRREQPRLLRFFLRNLGNQSDADELSQETLSRFATASQTTIDVPQAYLTRIATNLLRDHTQRGSTRLARASTSLDEGLDAPVGLDPFREVQSRRDLARWQGILSQLHPATLEIFMLNRVEGYSYREIAEAHSLPLWKVQKHMLKAIRLIDANRAAEEA is encoded by the coding sequence ATGAGCCAGAGCGAGACGAGCGGCCGCGAGGCTGTCTCAGATGCGGCGCGCGAGGACCGGGACGAGAGTTCCCGTTTCGCCGCCTTCTACCGCCGGGAGCAACCCCGGCTACTTCGTTTCTTTCTCCGCAATCTGGGCAACCAGTCGGACGCGGACGAATTGAGTCAGGAGACCCTGTCACGTTTTGCCACGGCCTCTCAAACCACAATAGACGTACCCCAGGCCTATCTCACCCGTATCGCCACGAACCTGCTGCGCGACCATACGCAGCGCGGCTCGACACGGCTGGCGCGGGCGAGCACCAGCCTGGACGAGGGCCTGGACGCACCGGTGGGTCTCGATCCTTTTCGCGAGGTACAGTCGCGCCGCGATCTGGCGAGGTGGCAAGGAATCCTGTCGCAGCTTCATCCGGCAACTCTGGAGATTTTCATGCTCAACAGGGTCGAGGGCTACAGTTACCGCGAGATCGCCGAGGCGCACTCGCTGCCGTTGTGGAAAGTGCAGAAGCACATGCTCAAGGCGATCCGCCTGATCGACGCCAACCGCGCCGCTGAGGAGGCCTGA